One segment of Streptomyces sp. NA02950 DNA contains the following:
- a CDS encoding fumarylacetoacetate hydrolase family protein, whose protein sequence is MRIARFSIDGNVAFGVVEGEPSGQDGPVIDIIKGHPFADFERSGQKIPLSKVRLLPPVLPNKVVAIGRNYREHAAELGSEVPDVPVTFFKPSTSVTGPGDPVVYPSFSSEVHHEAELAVVIGRMCREVPRDRVKDVILGYTCANDITARDVQRREEQWARAKGFDTSCPLGPWVETDIDLTRAADLGIMCTVNGEQRQLGRTSEMVRPIEDLIVHITEAMTLLPGDVVLTGTPAGVGPLSVGDEVAVTIEGIGTLTNKVIKRG, encoded by the coding sequence GTGCGCATCGCCAGGTTCTCCATCGACGGCAACGTCGCCTTCGGAGTGGTCGAGGGTGAGCCGTCCGGCCAGGACGGCCCGGTCATCGACATCATCAAGGGCCATCCCTTCGCCGACTTCGAGCGCTCGGGACAGAAGATCCCGCTGAGCAAGGTCCGGCTGCTGCCGCCCGTGCTGCCGAACAAGGTCGTCGCGATCGGCCGCAACTACCGTGAGCACGCCGCCGAACTCGGCAGCGAGGTCCCCGACGTCCCGGTCACCTTCTTCAAGCCGTCCACCTCGGTGACCGGCCCCGGTGACCCGGTCGTGTACCCCTCGTTCTCCTCCGAGGTGCACCACGAGGCCGAGCTGGCCGTGGTCATCGGCCGGATGTGCCGCGAGGTCCCGCGTGACCGCGTCAAGGACGTCATCCTCGGCTACACCTGCGCCAACGACATCACCGCGCGTGATGTGCAGCGCCGTGAGGAGCAGTGGGCGCGGGCCAAGGGCTTCGACACCTCCTGCCCGCTGGGCCCCTGGGTGGAGACCGATATCGACCTGACGCGTGCCGCGGATCTCGGCATCATGTGCACGGTCAACGGTGAACAGCGTCAGCTGGGCCGTACGAGCGAGATGGTGCGCCCGATCGAGGATCTGATCGTGCACATCACCGAGGCCATGACACTGCTCCCGGGCGACGTGGTGCTCACCGGCACCCCGGCGGGCGTCGGCCCGCTCTCCGTCGGCGACGAGGTCGCCGTCACCATCGAAGGCATCGGCACTCTCACCAACAAGGTGATCAAGCGTGGCTAG
- a CDS encoding nitrate- and nitrite sensing domain-containing protein, with translation MGAPQARQGRGEASADPEPRGGTERGSTPQRAQGTGRPPADQGSESGVLSAQQTSKPSDGEPAEQPKPKSPSGPGNRMALRNWRISTRLVSLLALPVVAATTLGALRIQDSLDNIEQLDQMKLLTEMTQQATQLASALQEERDKSAGPLAGKGNAKDDRVVSTREDTDRAISAFRNATDSIDPGEQSMAGVQSTLVDISRQLGKINEIRDTAYDNRQYYSLTVQNYNELINSLLSLSQDMAQATSNRAMINNTRALATFSSAKEYASIQRALISAALADPDGAEFSANDRRFAKTAVDKENEALGRFKQIRQGNSEDLLEPLDSRPDIKAATMYADRAVRDPDGLKAEKRTDLDWYDQDSIKIEEMGKIEETLLGEMQQKARELRQDAQQDAIINGALILLVLGVSLVGAFVVARSMVRSLRRLQDTAQDVAQKRLPELVKQLSESDPQDVDTSVESVGVHSRDEIGKVATAFDDVHREAVRLAAEQALLRGNVNAMFTNLSRRSQGLIQRQLSLISELESREADPDQLSSLFKLDHLATRMRRNGENLLVLAGEEPGRRWTRPVPLVDVLRAAASEVEQYERIELSSVPATEVAGRVVNDLVHLLAELLENATSFSSPQTKVKVTGHALPDGRVLVEIHDTGIGLSPEDLAAINERLASPPTVDVSVSRRMGLFVVGRLSLRHGIRIQLRPSDSGGTTALVMLPVDVAQGGRKPGAQAPGGGKAGAGAPGSGGPGNGGPENGAAGLLGSAPSRRPVPGTGARTALPGTGGGSTGSGLPTRPIGAGTGPQGGAPSGGSLFDSGRPPGPRGNSFTGPGGPGGPGGNSSRPPLPQRGDGPTVAPPTGAPARADSGDQGARPQLPSRDRAPELPAPTQPGTSWGARRAAAGDDWPTGPRDAGDAPRGHEEADSTGQFARPDLGGAPSERHDPFGSRGPGDTGEFPQPDLGDGPNMFEPRRGPGDTGEFAMPGRPDVRGPQDAGRGPGDTAPFERPDFSQGPGDTGQFARPELGQGPGSTGEYARPDLGQGPGDTGQFARPELGQGPGSTGEYARPDLGQGPGSTGEYARPELGQGPGDTGEFARPEVNDAGPGDTGEFPLPQSGRGTAEQEDALPPAGPGDGRTPIFDTIESNWFRGQTESTGTSGEDSRYPSAPSQPARPSGPARPAEPIASEPPVSGPPAPAVPPAPRREPQPASRGTGEFAGLHGTAGANAAGAGGLNGTGSWRSANDERWRRAEQIREPAAGGVTSSGLPRRVPRANLVEGAAQPAQADQSGPQVSRAPDDVRGRLTNLRRGIQQGRRAGTGFDGNHDRGVGPTYQQER, from the coding sequence ATGGGGGCTCCCCAGGCCCGCCAGGGCCGAGGGGAAGCTTCGGCGGACCCGGAGCCGCGTGGTGGGACCGAGCGCGGCTCCACGCCCCAGCGCGCCCAGGGCACCGGCAGGCCGCCGGCCGACCAGGGCTCCGAGTCCGGCGTGCTGAGCGCCCAGCAGACCAGCAAGCCCAGCGACGGCGAGCCCGCCGAGCAGCCCAAACCCAAGAGCCCCAGCGGGCCGGGCAACCGCATGGCCCTGCGCAACTGGCGCATCAGCACCAGGCTGGTCTCCCTGCTCGCGCTCCCCGTCGTCGCCGCGACCACCCTGGGCGCCCTGCGGATCCAGGACTCGCTCGACAACATCGAGCAGCTGGACCAGATGAAGCTGCTCACCGAGATGACGCAGCAGGCCACCCAGCTGGCGAGCGCCCTCCAGGAGGAGCGCGACAAGTCGGCGGGGCCGCTGGCGGGCAAGGGCAACGCCAAGGACGACCGGGTCGTCTCCACCCGTGAGGACACCGACCGCGCCATCTCGGCGTTCCGCAACGCCACCGACAGCATCGACCCCGGTGAACAGTCGATGGCCGGTGTGCAGTCCACGCTCGTCGACATCAGCCGTCAGCTCGGCAAGATCAATGAGATCCGCGACACGGCGTACGACAACCGCCAGTACTACTCGCTGACGGTCCAGAACTACAACGAGCTGATCAACTCGCTGCTGTCGCTCTCCCAGGACATGGCGCAGGCGACCAGCAACCGCGCGATGATCAACAACACCCGCGCGCTGGCCACCTTCTCCTCCGCGAAGGAGTACGCCTCCATCCAGCGCGCGCTGATCAGCGCCGCGCTCGCCGACCCGGACGGCGCCGAGTTCTCCGCCAACGACCGCCGCTTCGCCAAGACCGCGGTGGACAAGGAGAACGAGGCCCTCGGCCGGTTCAAGCAGATCCGCCAGGGCAACTCCGAGGACCTTCTCGAGCCGCTGGACAGCCGCCCGGACATCAAGGCGGCGACCATGTACGCGGACCGCGCGGTGCGCGACCCGGACGGGCTCAAGGCCGAGAAGCGCACCGATCTTGACTGGTACGACCAGGACAGCATCAAGATCGAAGAAATGGGCAAGATCGAGGAGACGCTGCTCGGCGAGATGCAGCAGAAGGCTCGTGAGCTCCGTCAGGACGCCCAGCAGGACGCGATCATCAACGGTGCGCTGATCCTGCTCGTCCTCGGCGTCTCTCTCGTCGGCGCCTTCGTCGTCGCCCGCTCCATGGTCCGCTCGCTGCGCCGGCTCCAGGACACCGCGCAGGACGTCGCCCAGAAGCGGCTGCCCGAGTTGGTCAAGCAGCTCTCCGAGTCCGACCCGCAGGACGTGGACACCTCCGTGGAGTCCGTCGGTGTGCACAGCCGGGACGAGATCGGCAAGGTGGCCACGGCCTTCGACGACGTGCACCGCGAGGCGGTCCGCCTCGCCGCCGAGCAGGCGCTGCTGCGGGGCAACGTCAACGCGATGTTCACCAACCTCTCGCGCCGCAGCCAGGGCCTCATCCAGCGTCAGCTCTCGCTCATCTCCGAGCTGGAGAGCCGCGAGGCCGACCCGGACCAGCTGTCCTCGCTGTTCAAGCTGGACCACCTGGCCACCCGCATGCGCCGTAACGGTGAGAACCTGCTGGTCCTCGCCGGTGAGGAGCCGGGCCGCCGGTGGACCCGGCCGGTTCCGCTGGTGGACGTGCTCCGCGCCGCGGCCTCCGAGGTGGAGCAGTACGAGCGCATCGAGCTCAGCTCGGTCCCGGCGACCGAGGTCGCGGGCCGGGTCGTCAACGACCTCGTCCACCTCCTCGCCGAGCTGCTGGAGAACGCCACCTCGTTCTCCTCGCCGCAGACCAAGGTCAAGGTGACCGGTCACGCCCTGCCCGACGGGCGGGTGCTGGTCGAGATCCACGACACCGGTATCGGACTCTCGCCCGAGGACCTGGCCGCGATCAACGAGCGGCTGGCCAGCCCGCCCACGGTCGATGTGTCGGTCTCCCGGCGCATGGGTCTGTTCGTGGTCGGCCGGCTGTCCCTGCGGCACGGCATCCGCATCCAGCTCCGGCCGTCCGACTCGGGCGGTACGACGGCGCTGGTCATGCTGCCCGTCGATGTCGCCCAGGGCGGCCGTAAGCCGGGTGCCCAGGCCCCCGGCGGCGGCAAGGCCGGTGCGGGCGCCCCGGGTTCCGGCGGACCGGGCAACGGCGGGCCGGAGAACGGCGCGGCGGGCCTGCTGGGCTCCGCCCCCTCGCGGCGCCCCGTCCCCGGTACGGGTGCGCGCACCGCGCTGCCCGGCACCGGCGGCGGCTCCACCGGCAGCGGACTGCCGACCCGGCCAATCGGTGCCGGGACGGGTCCGCAGGGCGGCGCCCCCTCCGGCGGCAGCCTCTTCGACAGCGGACGGCCGCCCGGCCCCCGGGGCAACTCCTTCACGGGCCCCGGCGGTCCGGGCGGCCCCGGCGGCAACTCCAGCCGCCCGCCGCTTCCGCAGCGCGGTGACGGCCCGACCGTCGCCCCGCCGACCGGTGCTCCGGCCCGTGCCGACTCCGGCGACCAGGGTGCCCGTCCGCAGCTCCCCTCGCGTGACCGCGCGCCGGAGCTGCCCGCCCCCACCCAGCCCGGCACCAGCTGGGGCGCGCGCCGCGCCGCGGCGGGCGACGACTGGCCGACCGGTCCGCGTGACGCGGGCGACGCGCCGCGCGGCCATGAGGAGGCCGACTCCACCGGCCAGTTCGCCCGGCCGGACCTCGGCGGTGCTCCATCGGAGCGGCATGATCCGTTCGGCAGCCGCGGACCCGGTGACACCGGTGAGTTCCCGCAGCCCGACCTGGGCGACGGCCCCAATATGTTCGAGCCGCGCCGCGGACCGGGCGACACCGGCGAGTTCGCGATGCCGGGCCGGCCGGACGTCCGCGGCCCGCAGGACGCGGGACGCGGACCGGGCGACACCGCCCCGTTCGAGCGCCCCGACTTCAGCCAGGGCCCCGGCGACACCGGCCAGTTCGCCCGCCCGGAGCTGGGCCAGGGTCCGGGGAGCACGGGTGAGTACGCCCGTCCCGACCTCGGGCAGGGCCCCGGCGACACCGGCCAGTTCGCCCGCCCGGAGCTGGGCCAGGGTCCGGGGAGCACGGGTGAGTACGCCCGTCCCGACCTCGGGCAGGGCCCCGGGAGCACCGGCGAGTACGCCCGCCCGGAACTCGGCCAGGGCCCCGGCGACACCGGGGAGTTCGCCCGTCCGGAGGTCAACGACGCCGGACCCGGCGACACCGGGGAGTTCCCGCTCCCCCAGAGCGGGCGCGGCACCGCCGAGCAGGAGGACGCGCTGCCGCCCGCTGGTCCCGGCGACGGCCGTACGCCGATCTTCGACACCATCGAGTCGAACTGGTTCCGCGGGCAGACCGAGTCCACCGGCACCTCCGGTGAGGACTCCCGGTACCCGTCGGCGCCGTCGCAGCCCGCCCGGCCGAGCGGGCCCGCGCGGCCGGCCGAGCCCATCGCGTCGGAGCCGCCCGTATCCGGGCCGCCCGCTCCGGCCGTTCCCCCCGCCCCGCGCCGCGAGCCGCAGCCGGCGTCCCGTGGCACCGGCGAATTCGCCGGACTCCACGGCACGGCCGGTGCGAACGCCGCCGGTGCGGGTGGTCTCAACGGCACCGGTTCCTGGCGGTCGGCCAACGACGAGCGCTGGCGCCGTGCCGAGCAGATCCGTGAGCCCGCCGCTGGCGGTGTCACGTCGTCCGGGTTGCCACGACGGGTGCCCCGCGCGAATCTCGTGGAAGGCGCCGCGCAGCCGGCCCAGGCCGACCAGAGCGGACCGCAGGTGTCTCGTGCGCCCGATGATGTACGCGGGAGGCTGACCAACCTCCGCCGGGGGATCCAGCAGGGCCGTCGGGCCGGAACCGGTTTCGACGGCAATCACGATCGCGGCGTAGGCCCGACTTACCAGCAGGAGCGTTAG
- a CDS encoding roadblock/LC7 domain-containing protein, which translates to MSQAAQNLNWLITNFVDNTPGVSHTVVVSADGLLLAMSEGFPRDRADQLAAVASGLTSLTAGASRIFEGGAVNQTVVEMERGFLFIMSISDGSSLAVLAHPECDIGLVGYEMALLVDRAGNVLTPDLRAELQGSLLN; encoded by the coding sequence ATGAGCCAGGCGGCGCAGAATCTGAACTGGTTGATCACGAACTTCGTGGACAACACCCCCGGGGTGTCCCACACGGTGGTGGTCTCCGCCGACGGACTCCTTCTGGCGATGTCCGAAGGCTTCCCCCGTGACCGAGCCGATCAACTGGCGGCGGTCGCCTCCGGCCTGACCTCTCTCACCGCCGGAGCCTCCCGCATCTTCGAAGGCGGCGCGGTCAACCAGACCGTCGTCGAAATGGAACGAGGCTTTCTCTTCATCATGTCCATCTCCGACGGATCGTCCCTGGCGGTCCTCGCCCACCCCGAGTGCGACATCGGCCTGGTCGGCTACGAGATGGCCCTGCTGGTCGACCGCGCGGGCAATGTCCTCACCCCGGACCTCCGCGCCGAACTGCAAGGCAGCCTGTTGAACTGA
- a CDS encoding DUF742 domain-containing protein → MTPPPASPGPYGGHHHSPYGGEGDQPLVRPYAMTGGRTRPRYQLAIEALVSTTADPAHLAGLLPEHQRICHLCQEVKSVAEVSALLNIPLGVARILVADLAEAGMVAIHQPGGGSEAGGTPDVTLLERVLSGLRKL, encoded by the coding sequence ATGACCCCGCCCCCTGCCTCGCCCGGCCCGTACGGCGGCCACCACCATTCGCCGTACGGGGGTGAAGGCGACCAGCCATTGGTGCGCCCGTACGCCATGACCGGAGGCCGGACCCGGCCGCGGTACCAGCTCGCCATCGAGGCACTGGTCAGCACCACGGCCGATCCAGCCCATCTGGCGGGGCTGCTCCCCGAGCACCAGCGCATCTGCCATCTGTGCCAGGAGGTCAAGTCGGTCGCGGAGGTCTCGGCGCTGCTGAACATACCGCTCGGTGTGGCGCGGATCCTGGTGGCCGACCTGGCCGAGGCGGGCATGGTGGCGATCCACCAGCCCGGTGGCGGTTCGGAAGCGGGCGGTACCCCGGATGTGACACTGCTCGAAAGGGTGCTCAGTGGACTTCGCAAGCTCTAG
- a CDS encoding ATP/GTP-binding protein, with product MDFASSSGAPPARATTSAKIVVAGGFGVGKTTFVGAVSEINPLRTEAVMTSASAGIDDLSHVQDKTTTTVAMDFGRITLDDDLILYLFGTPGQDRFWFMWDDLVRGAIGAVVLVDTRRLADCFPAVDYFENSGLPFVIALNGFDGHQPYSPEEVREALQIGPDTPIIITDARHRSEAKSALITLVEHALMARLK from the coding sequence GTGGACTTCGCAAGCTCTAGCGGCGCTCCGCCCGCGCGCGCGACCACCTCGGCGAAGATCGTGGTGGCGGGCGGCTTCGGCGTGGGCAAGACCACGTTCGTCGGCGCGGTCTCGGAGATCAACCCGCTGCGCACCGAAGCCGTGATGACCTCCGCCTCGGCGGGGATCGACGACCTGAGCCATGTCCAGGACAAGACCACGACCACCGTGGCGATGGACTTCGGGCGCATCACGCTCGACGACGATCTGATCCTGTATCTGTTCGGCACCCCGGGTCAGGACCGATTCTGGTTCATGTGGGACGACCTGGTCCGCGGTGCCATCGGCGCCGTGGTGCTGGTGGACACCCGCCGCCTGGCGGACTGCTTCCCGGCCGTGGACTACTTCGAGAACTCCGGTCTGCCCTTCGTCATCGCCCTCAACGGCTTCGACGGCCACCAGCCGTACAGCCCCGAGGAGGTGCGCGAGGCCCTCCAGATCGGACCGGACACCCCCATCATCATCACCGACGCCCGCCACCGCAGCGAGGCCAAGAGCGCGCTGATCACCCTGGTCGAGCACGCGCTGATGGCCCGGCTCAAGTAG
- a CDS encoding nitrate- and nitrite sensing domain-containing protein, with protein MRRSKADSVQEARGNFTPPPRTRTAASPADAPDPPAGSGGRFSPRNWRVRTRLYAILLIPVLVALVFGGFQVAASVKTWSEAQDAERTARVVRAAATYGQAIIDERDRTAGPLLSGTNADVVRKARSATDQAREEFDEAVKDMPQTATLKRRLAAFRSAEPQLTALRRNAYTDRLDGVKTEEGYVAVQHALTEFANELGLGTGNITSYGRTVYAVSLAKGAESLQRSIGTHLLVKPGPSAAERKVQLTAFGSYVYLEGIALGEFTSAGMPEDVSKLEDTMAAADKRGKAQLAEAKRKAEAAGQKFTTPPSMKRMLTAIGSGASPQELKARGITPDVWFNTATGKFDAYREVEQSLVNKAVNEAAQISSDAKRDAIVNSAIVVLALLAAFVVAARMARSMSRSMQQLRNAAFDVAEQRLPMLVDQLSRNDPGRVDTRVAPIPLNSQDEMGEVARAFDQVHREAIRLAAEQAMLRGNVNAIFTNLSSRNQGLIERQLTLISELESREADPDQLEHLFRLDHLATRMRRNGENLLILAGEEPGRRWNQPVALIDVLRAASSEVESYERIELAGISEGDIHGTAVTDLVHLLAELLENATTFSSPHTKVRVTATRLPDGRVMVEIHDKGIGLTPEDFADINHKLANPPTVDAAVSQRMGLFVVGRLADRHGIRVQLRPSGEQAGTTSLVMLPEAITHGGGGEELPPDDFTVSRIVPEQQHSYQDQPAVTQRTAAELGFDDSPYPQYQGQYSGMQAAPHEQEPRRDPTPAEPAQPSYEAPSYAEPEPHYRSQSETGQQPYVGYNSPSQQGEWGDSGSFEMPYASQFGTQTESGPSAPEVSGERVEFHRPGPAPSDSRSRTDAWLPRRDKQWQPSGDPGAQGVAGEPPAPAAPERPQQAPRQVDTGQDQWQSANDQRWRRAEQLREPKAGGVTSSGLPRRVPKANLVEGAAEQSGQGGPQVSRAPEDVRGRLSNLRRGVQRGRTAGSGIPGRDQHDQQGYGPGSTYDQER; from the coding sequence GTGAGGCGAAGCAAGGCGGACTCCGTGCAAGAGGCGCGAGGGAACTTCACCCCGCCGCCGCGTACGCGCACAGCGGCGTCGCCCGCCGATGCACCCGATCCGCCCGCCGGCAGCGGCGGCCGGTTCTCCCCGCGGAACTGGCGGGTCCGCACTCGGCTGTACGCAATTCTGCTGATTCCGGTGCTGGTCGCCCTGGTCTTCGGTGGATTCCAGGTCGCCGCGTCGGTCAAGACCTGGAGCGAGGCACAGGACGCCGAGCGCACCGCGCGGGTCGTCCGCGCCGCCGCGACCTACGGCCAGGCAATCATCGACGAGCGCGACCGCACCGCCGGTCCGCTGCTCAGCGGCACCAACGCCGATGTGGTGCGCAAGGCCCGGTCCGCCACCGACCAGGCGCGCGAGGAATTCGACGAAGCCGTCAAGGACATGCCGCAGACGGCGACCCTCAAGCGGCGCCTCGCGGCGTTCAGGTCGGCCGAACCGCAGCTCACAGCGCTGCGCCGGAACGCCTACACCGACCGCCTCGACGGTGTGAAGACCGAAGAGGGCTATGTCGCGGTCCAGCACGCACTGACCGAGTTCGCCAATGAGCTGGGTCTGGGCACCGGCAACATCACCTCCTACGGCCGCACGGTCTACGCGGTCTCCCTGGCCAAGGGCGCCGAGTCGCTCCAGCGCTCCATCGGCACCCATCTGCTGGTCAAGCCCGGCCCCTCCGCGGCCGAGCGCAAGGTCCAGCTGACCGCCTTCGGCTCGTACGTCTACCTGGAGGGCATCGCGCTCGGGGAGTTCACCTCCGCCGGTATGCCCGAGGACGTCTCGAAGCTCGAGGACACCATGGCCGCGGCCGACAAGCGCGGCAAGGCACAGCTCGCCGAGGCGAAGCGGAAGGCCGAGGCCGCGGGGCAGAAGTTCACCACCCCGCCCTCCATGAAGCGGATGCTCACCGCCATCGGCAGTGGTGCCTCGCCGCAGGAGCTGAAGGCCCGGGGTATCACCCCGGACGTCTGGTTCAACACCGCCACGGGCAAGTTCGACGCCTACCGCGAGGTCGAGCAGAGCCTGGTCAACAAGGCGGTGAACGAGGCAGCGCAAATCTCTTCGGATGCAAAGCGCGATGCGATCGTCAACTCCGCGATCGTGGTGCTCGCGCTGCTCGCCGCGTTCGTCGTGGCCGCCCGGATGGCCCGTTCGATGAGCCGCAGCATGCAGCAGCTGCGCAACGCCGCCTTCGACGTCGCCGAGCAGCGGCTGCCCATGCTGGTCGACCAGCTCTCCCGGAACGACCCGGGACGGGTGGACACCCGCGTCGCCCCGATCCCGCTCAACAGCCAGGACGAGATGGGCGAGGTGGCCCGCGCCTTCGACCAGGTGCACCGCGAGGCGATCCGGCTCGCGGCCGAGCAGGCGATGCTGCGGGGCAACGTCAACGCAATCTTTACGAACCTTTCCAGTCGCAACCAAGGACTCATCGAGCGGCAGCTCACCCTGATCTCCGAACTGGAGAGCCGGGAGGCCGATCCGGACCAGCTGGAGCACCTCTTCCGGCTCGACCACCTGGCCACCCGTATGCGGCGCAACGGCGAGAACCTGCTGATTCTCGCGGGCGAGGAGCCGGGCCGACGCTGGAACCAGCCGGTGGCGCTGATCGACGTCCTGCGCGCCGCCTCCTCGGAAGTGGAATCGTACGAGCGGATCGAGCTCGCGGGGATCTCCGAGGGCGACATCCACGGCACCGCGGTGACCGACCTGGTGCACCTCCTCGCCGAGCTGCTGGAGAACGCGACCACCTTCTCCTCCCCGCACACCAAGGTGCGGGTCACCGCGACACGGCTGCCCGACGGCCGGGTCATGGTGGAGATCCACGACAAGGGCATCGGGCTCACCCCCGAGGACTTCGCCGACATCAACCACAAGCTGGCCAACCCGCCGACAGTGGACGCGGCGGTCTCCCAGCGCATGGGTCTGTTCGTGGTCGGCCGCCTCGCCGACCGGCACGGCATCCGCGTCCAGCTGCGCCCCTCCGGGGAGCAGGCGGGGACCACCTCGCTGGTGATGCTGCCCGAGGCGATCACGCACGGCGGAGGCGGCGAGGAGCTGCCCCCGGACGACTTCACGGTCTCCCGGATCGTCCCCGAACAGCAGCACTCCTACCAGGACCAGCCGGCCGTCACCCAGCGGACCGCCGCCGAGCTGGGCTTCGACGACTCCCCGTACCCCCAGTACCAGGGCCAGTACAGCGGGATGCAGGCCGCGCCGCACGAGCAGGAGCCCCGGCGCGACCCCACCCCCGCGGAGCCGGCCCAGCCGTCCTACGAGGCGCCCTCCTACGCTGAACCGGAACCGCACTACCGCTCTCAGTCGGAGACCGGACAACAGCCGTACGTCGGTTACAACTCACCCTCCCAGCAGGGAGAGTGGGGCGATTCCGGATCATTCGAGATGCCCTACGCATCGCAGTTCGGGACCCAAACGGAATCCGGACCCAGCGCTCCCGAAGTCTCCGGGGAGCGCGTAGAGTTCCACCGTCCGGGCCCCGCCCCGAGCGACAGCCGCTCTCGGACCGACGCCTGGCTTCCGCGTCGGGACAAGCAGTGGCAGCCGTCCGGGGACCCAGGGGCACAGGGAGTGGCCGGTGAGCCTCCGGCGCCCGCGGCGCCGGAGCGGCCTCAGCAGGCTCCCCGGCAGGTGGACACCGGCCAGGACCAGTGGCAGTCGGCAAACGACCAGCGCTGGCGCCGGGCCGAGCAGCTCCGCGAGCCGAAGGCCGGCGGGGTCACCTCCTCCGGTCTGCCCCGGCGGGTACCCAAGGCCAACCTGGTCGAGGGCGCCGCCGAGCAGTCCGGACAGGGCGGCCCCCAGGTCTCCCGCGCCCCGGAGGACGTCCGCGGCAGGCTGAGCAACCTGCGGCGCGGCGTCCAGCGGGGACGCACCGCGGGATCCGGGATCCCCGGGCGTGACCAGCATGACCAACAGGGCTACGGCCCCGGCAGCACCTACGATCAGGAGCGTTAG
- a CDS encoding roadblock/LC7 domain-containing protein, which translates to MSQAAQNLNWLITNFVDNTPGVSHTVVVSADGLLLAMSEGFPRDRADQLAAVASGLTSLTAGASRIFEGGAVNQTVVEMERGFLFIMSISDGSSLAVLAHPECDIGLVGYEMALLVDRAGNVLTPDLRAELQGSLLN; encoded by the coding sequence ATGAGCCAGGCGGCGCAGAACCTGAACTGGTTGATCACGAACTTCGTGGACAACACCCCCGGGGTGTCCCACACGGTGGTGGTCTCCGCCGACGGACTCCTTCTGGCGATGTCCGAAGGCTTCCCCCGTGACCGAGCCGATCAACTGGCGGCGGTCGCCTCCGGCCTGACCTCTCTCACCGCCGGAGCCTCCCGCATCTTCGAAGGCGGCGCGGTCAACCAGACCGTCGTCGAAATGGAACGAGGCTTTCTCTTCATCATGTCCATCTCCGACGGATCGTCCCTGGCGGTCCTCGCCCACCCCGAGTGCGACATCGGCCTGGTCGGCTACGAGATGGCCCTGCTGGTCGACCGCGCGGGCAATGTCCTCACCCCGGACCTCCGCGCCGAACTGCAAGGCAGTCTTCTCAACTAG
- a CDS encoding DUF742 domain-containing protein, with amino-acid sequence MATPPSGYPYGPGQPSEPRGEAPLKRFNFPSAPSNQAHSQEPDDRHQQPLPPQRRPQQGHQQPYPPSYAPPGPPEGPRYEPSPPPRIQPVQPPARPAPNPSPTGGTHNPLVRPYAMTGGRTRPRYQLAIEALVHTTAEPAQLQGQLPEHQRICHLCREIKSVAEISALLTIPLGVARILVADLAEAGLVAIHQPGGEESAGGQPDVTLLERVLSGLRKL; translated from the coding sequence GTGGCAACGCCCCCTAGCGGATACCCGTACGGCCCCGGGCAGCCGTCCGAGCCGCGCGGAGAAGCCCCGCTGAAGCGCTTCAACTTCCCCTCCGCGCCCAGCAACCAGGCCCACTCCCAGGAGCCGGACGACCGGCACCAGCAGCCGCTGCCCCCGCAGCGGCGGCCGCAGCAGGGCCACCAGCAGCCGTATCCGCCCTCCTACGCGCCGCCGGGGCCGCCGGAGGGGCCGCGGTACGAGCCGTCGCCCCCGCCGCGTATCCAGCCCGTACAGCCGCCCGCGCGCCCCGCCCCGAACCCCTCCCCCACGGGCGGCACCCACAACCCCCTGGTGCGGCCGTACGCCATGACCGGGGGCCGGACCCGGCCCCGGTACCAGCTCGCCATCGAGGCGCTGGTGCACACCACGGCCGAACCCGCCCAGCTCCAGGGCCAGCTGCCCGAGCACCAGCGGATCTGCCATCTGTGCCGCGAGATCAAGTCGGTCGCCGAGATCTCCGCACTGCTCACCATCCCCCTGGGCGTCGCCCGGATCCTCGTCGCCGACCTGGCCGAGGCCGGGCTCGTCGCCATTCACCAGCCCGGCGGCGAAGAGTCCGCCGGCGGCCAGCCTGACGTGACACTGCTCGAAAGGGTGCTCAGTGGACTTCGCAAGCTCTAG